In a genomic window of Nothobranchius furzeri strain GRZ-AD chromosome 14, NfurGRZ-RIMD1, whole genome shotgun sequence:
- the LOC139062684 gene encoding GTPase IMAP family member 9-like: MNTCRVGEHLTNTLMSCHCSPLELTTFRIVLLGKSRNGKSSLANVLFGETKFKVKNLNDSNTVTSDARTKCIKGRNLTLIDTPGFLDPGRTEKEVKPELTRCVAECAPGPHVFLIVLKVEKHTEHEKAVINNIREYFSGDALKYAVVVFTHGDQLPEGMKIEEFVDQSEELKELVEKCGGRCHVFDCKYWKNNDQEDAYRSNQLQMAELLNTIDKILMENTGGYYTNTILRDMEREIQEEERSIQETSQKMSKEEIRELAKSNVVRKQLKAASRWIKGLVAAGVIVVSAVWIGSRSEPTLTEVPVPLLDPVNQGMMTIGEAILTSAKEAGEQMPPIAVSSMQLPVRVVQEAAEAGIENIAEHLFRFQEQLFTSFNPFE, encoded by the coding sequence ATGAACACATGCAGGGTTGGAGAACATTTAACTAATACATTGATGTCCTGTCATTGTTCCCCTCTAGAGCTGACCACATTCAGAATTGTTCTTCTGGGAAAAAGTAGAAACGGGAAGAGCAGCCTGGCTAATGTCCTTTTTGGAGAAACCAAGTTCAAAGTTAAAAACCTAAATGACTCAaacacagttacctctgatgcacgAACCAAATGTATCAAAGGCAGAAACCTCACTTTGATCGACACTCCTGGTTTCTTGGACCCGGGCAGAACTGAGAAAGAGGTAAAGCCAGAGTTGACGAGGTGTGTTGCGGAGTGCGCACCTGGACCTCACGTCTTTCTGATTGTTCTGAAAGTAGAGAAACACACTGAACACGAGAAGGCTGTCATTAACAACATACGTGAGTACTTCTCAGGTGATGCCCTGAAGTACGCTGTGGTGGTCTTCACCCATGGGGACCAGCTCCCAGAGGGGATGAAGATAGAGGAGTTTGTGGATCAAAGTGAGGAGCtgaaggagctggtggagaagtgtGGTGGTCGCTGCCATGTTTTTGACTGTAAATACTGGAAGAACAACGATCAGGAGGATGCTTACAGAAGCAACCAGCTCCAGATGGCAGAGCTGCTCAACACCATCGACAAGATCCTGATGGAAAACACCGGAGGATACTACACCAACACAATACTCCGTGACATggagagggaaatacaggaagagGAAAGATCCATCCAAGAGACATCACAGAAAATGTCTAAGGAGGAAATCAGAGAGCTAGCTAAAAGTAACGTCGTTAGAAAGCAGCTGAAGGCGGCTTCTCGTTGGATTAAAGGTTTGGTTGCTGCAGGTGTAATTGTAGTGTCAGCAGTGTGGATTGGTTCCAGATCTGAGCCGACATTAACAGAAGTTCCAGTTCCCCTACTGGACCCAGTTAACCAAGGAATGATGACAATTGGGGAAGCAATACTGACCTCAGCAAAAGAAGCAGGAGAACAGATGCCTCCGATAGCTGTAAGTAGCATGCAGCTACCGGTCCGTGTGGTGCAGGAAGCTGCTGAGGCAGGAATAGAGAACATAGCTGAGCATTTATTTAGGTTTCAGGAGCAGTTGTTCACTTCTTTTAATCCGTTTGAATAA
- the LOC107375689 gene encoding uncharacterized protein codes for MLAAVILFLFFQTMLFKVQYIGKKRYIKLNGASYSTFLSQAKEKFGIQDDKRMYLVDETGTEVDEDVFTDVLEEKSDIIWTLVDASSVEESSVQSSCTDTLSLSSFSSDSELSVLSPKRRRIDETTMMSPRRDQNDDASFQAKELVEKLLQTKPGGEKILKEYRQTREVKDPLRRKLVNMVVSAMIEQYGTAPPMDVRTRYALGIVTLFPCLKDPYSEKGYEHFFDSKSNEGYIAWKLKNMQRELHGGRRRSSTSRDPSSNRGPQFGRPVNAEHQLEGDLCREAISLLRHSTDESQIFLKMEQTFKHRKELIQDSEKCETILSVFPRFLDTKGLVVQDFQMMFGEEVSSKLMEKWGTSLKVKVIKEANNLTKTPVLESLIQSAEESPEGNDESTWDSDMAALLLLVYLLPPPPGGKKRPVKITVREALSHVVRFHKSCRNLQETTSSVQGRQPYILAVGTTRRTINDYYIVVDGQLIPCKAKSSISAFDELFKAHYVFGISYDQALHNMYTFVQTTIYNIDVGLCHESPRVKDLRAKLLN; via the exons ATGCTGGCTGCTgtgattctttttctttttttccagacGATGCTTTTCAAAGTGCAGTATATAGGGAAAAAACGCTATATCAAGCTCAATGGAGCCTCATATTCTACATTCCTCAGTCAAG CCAAGGAGAAGTTTGGCATCCAAGATGATAAAAGGATGTATCTTGTGGATGAAACTGGGACagaagtagatgaggatgtctttACTGATGTTCTGGAGGAGAAATCAGACATTATCTGGACCCTCGTTGATGCCTCTTCTGTAGAAG AATCTTCGGTGCAGTCCTCATGCACAGACACGCTCTCCTTGTCATCTTTTTCATCAGACAGCGAGTTATCTGTTCTGTCCCCTAAAAGACGTCGCATTGATGAAACCACGATGATGTCCCCAAGAAGAGATCAAAATGACGACGCTTCTTTTCAAGCCAAAGAG CTTGTTGAAAAGCTTCTGCAAACCAAGCCAGGAGGTGAGAAAATACTCAAAGAATACAGACAAACAAGAGAGGTTAAGGACCCATTACGGCGGAAGTTGGTCAACATGGTTGTATCGGCGATGATTGAGCAGTATGG GACTGCTCCACCAATGGATGTAAGGACACGTTATGCATTAGGAATCGTCACCCTGTTTCCCTGTCTGAAAGACCCATACTCTGAAAAAGGATAT GAGCACTTTTTTGATTCCAAAAGTAATGAAGGCTACATCGCTTGGAAACTAAAAAACATGCAGCGTGAACTCCATGGTGGCAGGAGAAGGAGCAGCACAAGTAGAGATCCATCAAGCAACAGAGGACCACAGTTTGGAAGACCCGTGAATGCAGAGCATCAGTTGGAGGGCGATCTGTGCAGAGAGGCCATTTCCCTGCTGAGACACAGCACAGATGAAAGCCAGATCTTCTTGAAAATGGAACAAACATTTAAGCACAGAAAAGAACTAATTCAGGATTCAGAGAAGTGTGAGACCATCCTTAGTGTGTTCCCAAGATTTCTGGACACAAAAGGCCTG gTGGTACAGGATTTCCAGATGATGTTTGGAGAAGAAGTCTCATCAAAACTAATGGAAAAATGGGGAACCTCTTTGAAGGTGAAAGTCATCAAAGAAGCCAACAACCTCACAAAGACACCGGTACTGGAGTCTCTCATTCAGTCTGCAGAGGAGAGCCCAGAAGGAAATGATGAATCAA CTTGGGACAGTGACATGGCAGCTCTGTTATTGCTGGTTTACCTCCTACCTCCACCACCCGGTGGGAAGAAGAGACCTGTAAAGATCACCGTTCGAGAAGCTCTGAGCCATGTTGTCCGCTTTCACAAA TCATGCCGCAACCTTCAAGAGACGACCAGTTCAGTCCAGGGGAGGCAGCCCTACATTCTGGCGGTTGGAACAACACGTCGCACCATCAATGACTACTACATTGTGGTGGATGGTCAGCTCATTCCCTGCAAGGCTAAGTCCTCTATTTCAGCCTTTGACGAACTTTTCAAAGCGCACTATGTGTTTGGCATCTCTTACGATCAGGCCCTGCACAATATGTATACATTTGTGCAGACCACCATTTATAATATAGATGTTGGTCTGTGTCATGAAAGTCCTAGGGTGAAGGATCTTAGAGCAAAGCTCCTCAACTGA